GATGATGCTGCTGATCTATTTTTACTTAATCTTCGTGATCTTTTACAAGTAGAACGGCTTGGTGAGCCTTAAAAATGGGGAGTTGTCAAAAAACTTGGTGAGCCTTGGTGTTCAATATTTAAAGTGTGAAAAAAGAAACTGCGTCACTTGTAAAATCTACGAGCGTAAAAAAACGTTCTGATGAGCTAAACAATTTTTTTCCAAGTTTTAAGATTGATCGATCTAAAACTGATTCTTATATTAAACCCCTTATAGAACATAAAAAAGATCTCCTTTCGGAGATCTACAAACACAAAATGATGAAAAAAAATTATTTCAGAATCTTCAAATTCTGAAAAATAGCTTATTAAAATAAACTACTACTACTACTTTGAGTGAATAACACTCAACACGTACTAACCGGAAAATCAGAAGTAGCCATTCTGATTTTCATAAACACTACTATGAAATAAAATCTATTTTTCGATTTTACTGATCACGATCCGATCTATGGGGTCACGAGGGTAAAATATTCAATTGTTTTATTGATGCAAAGCTATAGCAAAAACGGGGATCATGCTTTACTACAATTTTACTTCACAGGTTAAGTGTTTGTCAATCAGTTTTTTTATTTTTAACGCTCGCTGTGTTTAAATATACTTTTTTACTTTGTGTATTTCTGAATGTCGGTATTTTTGTGTTTTGTGATGGATTAAGTGGAGGGGCGGACCGTAAAGGGAAGGGGAGGAGTTGATCATTGTAGATCGTATTGGATCCGGGACTAAGGAATTTGATGTTATTTTTTTCAGGAATGTAAAACCTGCTATTTTCGTCGATTTAGATGCCCATCCCTGTGAGCTTTCAGCTTCTTTCTTGCTGTATTTCGTGAATTTCCGATCGTTGGACTGAGGTTATTGTGAGTTAATTTTTGTAAGGGAAGGGGGCCTCTAGACGCCATAACCTATTCCTCAGCAGGAGGATATCGTGCTGAAAAATAAAATGGGTGAGCTGGAGTTGATTCGGTTTTTGGAAAAGAAGCTTATCTTAAAATAATGGTATTGGTCATCGTAGTATGGTTGATCAGTTTTCCTTTTTCATCACGGATCTCGATTTCAGATACGTGCATTGATTTACCTTTTCTGATGAATCTTGCCATAGCGGTTACAATTCCGTCTTTTTTACTTCTTAAATGGTTGGAGTTGATATTGGTTCCCACTCCATAATACTTAGAACCATCGATGAAGATATTAGACAGGCTTGAACCCATTGTTTCTGCCAACACGCAGCTCGCGCCGCCGTGCAAAATGCCGAAAGGCTGGTGAACCTTTGGCTGAACAGGCATTGTTGCAGTCATGGTTTCGTTTTCAAGATCGATATCGATGAATTTTATTTCCAAATTTTTAGCTAAAGTTACTTCACCTCCCCAGCTGTTTAAAAAATGTAATATTTCTTCTTTCGTCTTACCTTCTGTATAGTGCATAATTATTAGTAATGGATAATTGATAATTTTGTTAGCTTCTAGCTTCTAGCTTCTGAATCGTTCCCCATGATATTCGGGTTCCAGTTTTCAGGGATTTTAGG
The sequence above is a segment of the Chryseobacterium sp. MYb264 genome. Coding sequences within it:
- a CDS encoding PaaI family thioesterase gives rise to the protein MHYTEGKTKEEILHFLNSWGGEVTLAKNLEIKFIDIDLENETMTATMPVQPKVHQPFGILHGGASCVLAETMGSSLSNIFIDGSKYYGVGTNINSNHLRSKKDGIVTAMARFIRKGKSMHVSEIEIRDEKGKLINHTTMTNTIILR